Part of the Verrucomicrobiota bacterium genome, AGTTGATAATCCCCGCAAAGTTGCTGCCGATCGCTGCCGAGATTATCCCGCAAACGCTCCGCCAGGCGGTTCGCCACATCCCGGTTGGGCAGCACCACCAAATCAGCGCCTAATTTCTCCAACACCGTCGCGTGCTTCGCATCCACGGCGCGGCAGATCAATTGCCTGACTTTGAGTTCCTTCAAGAGCAACGTCGTCAGAATGCTGCCCTGCATGTTATCCCCGATGCAGACCACCACGGCGTCCGCCTCCTGCACGCCGGCCTCCTTGAGCGCCTCCTGGTCTTCCGCGTCCACTTCCACGGCATGAAAACCGTCCTGCACCAAATCTTCAACCCGATCCGGATCCCGATCGGCTAGCAACACATCACAGCCGAATTCCGAAAGTCGCGAGGCCAGTTGAGCGCCAAAGCGTCCTACGCCTATGATGAGAAATCGTCGAGCCATAGTCTAGCCTGTCAACCCACCGCAAGCTCTTCGCGTGGATGCCGAACCCGGATCGGCGCCGGGGGCCGGGCCAGATACATGGCAAGCATGAGAGGAGCAATGCGTCCGGTCAGCATGAGTGCGATGATAATCCCTTTGCCCGCGGGGGTCAAAAGCGGCGTGACCCCCGTGCTCAAACCCACCGTCCCGAACGCGGAAACCACCTCATACACCATCGCGAGCCAGCCGTGGCGGGTTTGCGCCGCCGGCTGACCTTGTTCCGCCATCAGCATGAGACCGAATCCAGCCACGATGATCACGGCGCTGAGCAAGGAAACCATGGTGGCGACGAACGACACCCTTGAAGGGAGTCGGCGATGCCAGAACTGAATCTCATCCCGTCGTCTCAAAGCCGACCACGCGGTCAGGATCAGAACCACAAAGGTCACGGATTTGATGCCCCCCGCCATGGAACCCGGTGCACCGCCAATGAACATGAGTCCGATCGTGACAAGCAGCGTGGGACCGTCCATCGCGCCCACGTCCACGGTGTTGAAGCCCGCCGTGCGCGTCATGGCCGAATGAAAGAAAGACCAGGATAGCTGCTCGATCCCGGAGGCATGCTTCAGCGTGTGTCCAATCTCGAACAGCCAGCACACCACCGTTCCCGCAACCAGCAAGCCGGCCGCGGAAACCAGCGACACTTTGCTTTGCAAGGTCAAGGATCCCCTCTTCCGCGGATCCCGTCGCCAAAAATAGTAGTAACGCAGATTGATCAGGGTCATCAGTCCAATCCCTCCCGCAATCACCAGCAGGGAGGTGATCAAGAGACGGTCGTGAGCCCGGTTCCACCGCAACAGTCCCTCGGGATAAATGGAAAAGCCGGCATTGCAGAACGCGCTCACCGCATGGAAAACGGCTTCCCACAAATGCCGGCCGGGAGGGATGCCCGGGTGCGATTTCGACAAGGACAGGAAAAGCGCCAGCGCCCCCGTGACCTCGATGATCAACACGAACAAGCAGGCGTAAATGAAGACATCAAAAGGTCGAGCCCGCTTTTGCTTTCCGACCGCGGCTTGGATCGACTGTTCGTCGGCGAAAGTCAGCCGGCTCCCGTTGACCAAAACGAGCAGAATCCCCGCTGTGAGAATCCCCAAGCCTCCAAGCTGGATCAGCATCAGGAGGACGACTTGTCCAAAAAGATTGAACGTCTCCGCCACGTTCACCGTGCTCAATCCCGTGACGCAGGCCGCGGAGGTCGAGAGGAACAACGCGTCCAAAAAGCTCAGGCTTGCCCCCGGTTGGTGCGCCCACGGCAAAACGAGCAGCAAGGTGCCGGTCGCGATCAGCACGACGAACCCAAGGGGGATGAGTCGAAGATCCGTGTCCTTTCTGGGAAAACGCGCCATCGGCTCCCGAAAGGTTGACTTGCGGCCACCTTCCATCAAGTACACGAGAGTAGGGTCCATGAGGTCCGTCGGAGAACGAGAGCTGGTGGGCGATGAGGGACTCGAACCCCCGACCTGCTGCGTGTAAGGCAGTCGCGCTAGCCACTGCGCCAATCGCCCGACCGAACGGGGCCATCTTGTACCGCCCCGCCACGAGCCGGGGCAAGCGCGGAGTTCGGGGCGGATCCGATTGATTCCCGGCCAGCGTCATGTTTGAATCCAGGCACTTCGTGCCATGAATTCCTCCCCTGCCTCCGCGCCGCGTCTCGGTTCCGTTGACGTTTACCGGGGTTTTGTCATGTGCTTGATGATGGGCGAGGTGCTGCGGCTGTGCGCCGTCTCCTCCAATCTGCCGGAAAGCGCATTTTGGAAGTTCCTGTGTTTCCATCAATCGCACGTGGACTGGATTGGCTGCTCGCTGCATGATTTGATTCAGCCCTCTTTCTCCTTCCTGGTCGGAGTTTCCCTGCCCTTCTCCATCGCGTCCCGGTCCGCACGCGGCCAATCTTTCGCTTCCATGTTCGGGCATGCGATGGGACGCGCACTGGCTTTGACGTTCCTCGGGGTGTTTTTGCGTTCACTGGGCCGCAGTCAACCCAACTTCACTTTCGAGGACACGCTCTCTCAGATCGGATTGGGATACGTCTTCTTGTTCCTGGCGGGATTCAGACCCGCGAGGGAACAGTGGGCCATCATGGCAGGGCTGCTTCTAGGTTATTGGGCGGCCTTTGC contains:
- a CDS encoding TrkA family potassium uptake protein translates to MARRFLIIGVGRFGAQLASRLSEFGCDVLLADRDPDRVEDLVQDGFHAVEVDAEDQEALKEAGVQEADAVVVCIGDNMQGSILTTLLLKELKVRQLICRAVDAKHATVLEKLGADLVVLPNRDVANRLAERLRDNLGSDRQQLCGDYQLAQIRLSSALDGRALAEAGLRGRFHVNVVLLTRERPDGTIHSIEPDPNEVMRSGDILFVSGLRENLNRFERECGLSMGVKGNE
- a CDS encoding potassium transporter KtrB yields the protein MDPTLVYLMEGGRKSTFREPMARFPRKDTDLRLIPLGFVVLIATGTLLLVLPWAHQPGASLSFLDALFLSTSAACVTGLSTVNVAETFNLFGQVVLLMLIQLGGLGILTAGILLVLVNGSRLTFADEQSIQAAVGKQKRARPFDVFIYACLFVLIIEVTGALALFLSLSKSHPGIPPGRHLWEAVFHAVSAFCNAGFSIYPEGLLRWNRAHDRLLITSLLVIAGGIGLMTLINLRYYYFWRRDPRKRGSLTLQSKVSLVSAAGLLVAGTVVCWLFEIGHTLKHASGIEQLSWSFFHSAMTRTAGFNTVDVGAMDGPTLLVTIGLMFIGGAPGSMAGGIKSVTFVVLILTAWSALRRRDEIQFWHRRLPSRVSFVATMVSLLSAVIIVAGFGLMLMAEQGQPAAQTRHGWLAMVYEVVSAFGTVGLSTGVTPLLTPAGKGIIIALMLTGRIAPLMLAMYLARPPAPIRVRHPREELAVG